The following is a genomic window from Strongyloides ratti genome assembly S_ratti_ED321, chromosome : 1.
TCAAGTTTTGGTGATGATCGTATGCTTGTTGAGAAATTTATTGACAATCCAAGACATATTGAAGTTCAACTTCTTTGTGACAAACATGGAAATGCTATCTACTTAAATGAAAGAGAATGTAGTATTCAAAGAAGAAATCAAAAAGTTATTGAAGAAGCACCAAGTTCATTTGTTGATCCTGATATGAGAAAAAGAATGGGTGAACAAGCTGTTCAGTTGGCTAAAGCTGTTGGTTATGATAGTGCTGGAACTGTTGAATTTCTTGTTGATTCTcagaaaaacttttattttcttgAAATGAATACAAGATTACAAGTAGAACATCCAATTACTGAACAAATTACTCATATTGATATTGTTCAACAAATGTTAAGAGTTGCCTATGGgcataaattaaatattaaacaaagTGATGTTGGTATTCATGGATGGGCATTTGAAAGTAGAGTTTATGCTGAAGATCCATACAAAGGATTTGGTTTACCATCTGTTGGTAGattaacaaaatatgaaGAACCATCAAGTAGAATTCAAGGAATTCGTTGTGATTCTGGAATTCGTGAAGGATCTgaaatttcaatttattatGATCCTTTAATTTGTAAATTAGTTTCTTATGGAAAAGATAGAAATGAAGCTTTGGATAGAATGAGAGAAGCATTAGACAATTATGTTATTCGTGGATTAACTCATAACATTTCTCTTCATCGTGATATTATTGATGAAGAAAATTTCCGTAAAGGAAAAATTACCACTAAATATCTTGAACAAACTTATCCAGAAGGATTTAAAGGTACACAATTAAATAGTAAAGAAGAATCACATCTTGCCGCATTATCTGGTTTGTTATTTGCAAAGAAAGATGCTCGTGCTCAACAATTTACAAATTACAAAGTCTTGAAAAATCCATACACGAAGACGTACAGATACATTGTCCACCATGGTGAGAAGGGAGAACCAAACTTCAAAGAATTTGAGGTTGTTATTGACTTTGATAATGGTGATTCAAATAAAGCTGTTGCTAAAGTTAATGGTGAAGCAATTAATGTTGCTGGAAATACTGATTTATCACAATCTGTTTTACGTCTTAAAGTTGGAGATGAATTAATAACTACTCAAATTCATTCAAAAAAACCAggaaatatttgtttaatttataaaggTTCAccatttaaaatgaatatttatccAACTGTTGTATCAGAGTATCTtcaatatattaaagaaagaCCAAAGCTAGATTTAAGCTCAGTTGTTTTAGCTCCAATGCCAGGAGCCATTAAAGATGTTAAAGTCAAGGAAGGTGACATGGTCGTTGAAGGACAGGAACTTGTTGTTATTGAAGCAATGAAAATGCAGAACAGTTTACTTGCAGGAAAGACGGGTAAAGTAAAGAGTGTCAATTGTAAAGTTGGTAGCACCGTCGATGAAGGAGAGACCTTGGTAACACTAGAATAGacacaaaaaaattattattcggcattttaaaataacatgacaaataaaattgatatctTAATGATTTAtctaatttgtttttttttctctattTACATGTGTTTGTTTTTATGATAAAcgacatatttaaaaaaaattacattatttttaggaAGTCGAAAATATCAAACCAAGAAAAAATTCTAAAGGTACATAGATATATTATTCAATTTAAAAGTGTGTTTTTTGTTGacattacaaaaaaaaaatattgtttacaATGCTTCATTTTACCATGCACTGGGAGAAATAAATACTacacaaattttttttttccaactATAGAAATTGTATGGTATTAAGAGTTGTAATTTAAAGTGACAGAACctcttaaatattttatttatattaaaatggatagaatattttccattgtaaatataaaatttatattgtatcattttattattcttttgaTAGCCCTTTAATTTGaactattttataattgtctgttgtttttactatatttttttaaaaataggatttaataaaaaattttataatttcaacAACTACTTTTTACTTGacatttttcttaatttttatttcgttgataatttttttttttcttatttagattatgaaataaagttttttttttcttacattTCCATTAAATTGTAGttgtataaaaatgtataaacaatcaatttttatttttaaaagacaaTATAGGGgcaatttttttgataaaaataataatatagttttaattttatatttataataatgagGACTGTCAGAAAAAtgtcattatatttttaccctttttacaaaatatatataatagaaataaagtAAACAATCTTTGATATTTGAGTCGATTTCAGCTAATGTACTTTATCAGATCGTATcgttaaattttaaattatataatttttaaaatttaattaacagATACATATGTATTTAATATTAGCTATTTCTCATGGTTTATTAACAGCCAAATTTCtaaatttctattaaaacATGTAATCGAATCATTACATTTATGTTAagtacatttaaataaaatattaatgtaagAAAGGTCGAcgaaacattttatttttctgaTACATTATTTccttaatattaataatatattatttcataataaaaattgtttatatcaaatataattttgttaggTACTTATATATGCTAATGAgtcttattatatattattaaagaaacttgtttaaatgaaatcaatttttcatatatacaataacaaggtatttttatgttattataaaaatatgtaacaattattaatattattatgatttcatcaaattattatataacttttttttctaagaaataattgaaaaaattattatgaagattattttacatttcctgaaaaatctatttatatttttatatgtatgttgtcatattatattgtattaGTATTAAtggttaaaattaaatttgtctacaaataaaatatgtaaaaattttttaaaaatatttatctctattttaaacataaagGATTAAGTATAATAGACATAAAATaggtaaaaaatataattctaaatttattatttttattaatttcataattctgatgttaataataatattaaatattataaatcttTAATCGTTATTATgaatgatattataaaattatattattaaaataaaaaaaaaacaattatgtataatgataattatattattatattgaaaGAAACATGAAATTTCTAGaccaaaaattattattggcTAACAATCAAATTTAGATGTTTAATGCATCTTATTTAAGTTGCAATATCTATATACCGTTGTATGATTATCTTTCCTTAAATGACGATACTATAGAGAATTCTTAAtgtttcaatatttattaatatttatacattctaaaatagtaatttttataaatgtctTGTTAAAAgccatttattaataaaaaaaaagcaataattttaaatattattttatagggaattctttataaatttaaaattcataaataaattagtaaattttatgtttttatttgtacttttttttttattaatattctatgaaaaagtaatattttaaaagtaattctTTATCATCTAGACTGtaactttaatattaaattaaacaaagatcattaaaaatttattctaatGTTGTCATATAtgtattgttttattttatttttctatcgCATATTCttttgattattaaatattttcatgaaacatgaaataaaatatacatatatgttTTGGAAAATTCTTCTGtcataaagtttttttttttctttacaatttctattaaatataaaaaaatctgtAGTTCAGTGTtatgtaatatattattttttatataagttAAAGTTTATATCTCTAGTTGTTAAtcacaaatttaaaaatattatatattttggattaaattttatacatttatatgtataaacatttttatgttttaaagttttttttttataatattttgttttgtcTAAAACACACATATTAGTAATAACAAAAAGAATAGGTTCAATTTAAATGAATTGATAAAACCACTTTTCTgaataattttgtatattgactgtttattttttatattttatttttattttttttttaaatttaaaaaaattttaaataaattattaaatatataggctggtaatttttattaaactctATCTTATagtattttcattttcatttgacaatttgataaatcattggatcatttatatatattttaattaacattttttgaaCTTTAATTTCTTAAGATTTATTTCATATTATTTCATGTAATACTTATATACTCTTAGTCCAtctatatatacatatatatatgtatatcgGTTTATGGAAGATAAATATGACGATATTATCACATTTAGACAATACTATAAATACAATGAcgaattatatatttttagagtgttaatataaaattttataaaacaatgaATGATAGTCTAAAACAAGTTTTgtgataatttttcaatctagttttcttttaatatttcttttcatTTCCTTCCTaagaagaaaattatattcttAGTATTAAATTCCTCGTCAATGAGTTTAAGAATTCTTTAAAAACTAGTACTATGacttataatattttgatgcCATAAAATACTATAACAGTTATTCTTaagaacatttttattaaataataaactttcCCTCCTTTTACTAAGTAGAATTAAATGAGATAGAGATGACAGAGACTTTTTGTAATGTCAAAGTTTTAGTTTTAAGATTCGtttaattgttattaatttatcaaatgttGCAAGTCTAtgttctttttattttttgtttaattattaattgatttacctaattaaaaatttcttattaatagcattttgtataattatttatttataaataatatttatctttataaaataaaagaaaaaaattttttttactggtaaaattttttaaatgtcttgatttcttatattttataggaaaaaaaaaactatattatGTTTTACCAAAATTTTATCTCTTACAAATACTACGtagtcaattttttttttttttttttaaataaaatccttttaataattttcttgcttgttaaattactttaaaaatattttaaaaataaatgttttaaaatctcatatcataactttttatattcacatacataaaaaaaaatatcacctaacaatataaaacttcctttattaatattatttctaccaatatataatatttaaataatatagacttttaaaatgaaatttatgACCCaacttaatatatattataatggtagtctttaatatatcattaaataatataataatttttcttgtaTTTATCGTGGGTGGATTAATGTAAACATGCCTCCACTAATAAAGTAATAGTTATTTTAGTTTTCATTTAgcatatttaatgttaaaattttagttaaaatttttatgaatttatttatttatttattttttttttttaatttttagtcTTACCAAagtcatattttttatattattatgtcTTCTGCAACTGAAACAAATCCACGTGGAATTTTGATAAGTCACGAAAAAAATCACAACACTGATCATCATAATGTCACATTTACTGATAAAGACCAACTTATTTTCGTTGAACCTTTAGAAGAAACAACTCCTGATGAAAGAGAAAAAGTAActtgtttatttaaagtataaatatttttaattatagatTCTTAACGAAGTAATCCCATCACAATGGAAAGATGAAATTGAGCTATTGAAgtgtaaattaaaagaagGGAATCATGTAAGTGACACTAAAAGTTGTGACAACGATgacaaaaaagaaacaacCAATAATACAATGTCTACAGGAgatttataacaatatttataaatgaagAAGTAAAGTATTTCACATGAGAATTTACcttattattgtaattttcttttatacataaataacATACAATGTAacttttgtttaaaataacattttattattttgtctACGATTTCATAACAAAAGATATTAATTCtttagttttaataaaatttcttctgCTTTTTTAAGAGTAGAATCACTCTTAAAGAAACAAGTTCTAATAGTATATTCATTGTCCTTCTTAAATTCTTTACTGTAGAAAGCTGACAATGGAATAGTAGCAAGATTTCTTTCTATACATAACCATCTTACAAATTTATAATCTAATGCCTCATCATCTCCATTAACTGATCCATATTTTGGTTCATgtattatatcaaatatt
Proteins encoded in this region:
- a CDS encoding Biotin/lipoyl attachment domain and Carbamoyl-phosphate synthetase large subunit-like, ATP-binding domain and Carbamoyl-phosphate synthase, large subunit, N-terminal domain and Biotin carboxylase, C-terminal domain and Single hybrid motif domain and Rudiment single hybrid motif domain and ATP-grasp fold domain and Biotin carboxylation domain and ATP-grasp fold, subdomain 1 and ATP-grasp fold, subdomain 2 and Pre-ATP-grasp domain-containing protein, producing the protein MYVKKAMTKYFQFVICQHSNLQWKEMFVVNFTSKIPYCGTRFAQLRSLSRTQFNASITPQFSAYDTKTYTIDKINPSEEKFNKVLIANRGEIACRVMKTCKAMGIKTVAVHSDVDSNALHVLMADEAVCVGPAPTSESYLRADKILEAVKKTGAEAVHPGYGFLSENTHFAAQLAEHGVKFVGPNSKAILDMGDKIHSKKIATNAKVNMIPGYDGEIVDEKHCVEIANQIGYPVMIKASAGGGGKGMRVAWNDKECVSGYRLSKQEAKSSFGDDRMLVEKFIDNPRHIEVQLLCDKHGNAIYLNERECSIQRRNQKVIEEAPSSFVDPDMRKRMGEQAVQLAKAVGYDSAGTVEFLVDSQKNFYFLEMNTRLQVEHPITEQITHIDIVQQMLRVAYGHKLNIKQSDVGIHGWAFESRVYAEDPYKGFGLPSVGRLTKYEEPSSRIQGIRCDSGIREGSEISIYYDPLICKLVSYGKDRNEALDRMREALDNYVIRGLTHNISLHRDIIDEENFRKGKITTKYLEQTYPEGFKGTQLNSKEESHLAALSGLLFAKKDARAQQFTNYKVLKNPYTKTYRYIVHHGEKGEPNFKEFEVVIDFDNGDSNKAVAKVNGEAINVAGNTDLSQSVLRLKVGDELITTQIHSKKPGNICLIYKGSPFKMNIYPTVVSEYLQYIKERPKLDLSSVVLAPMPGAIKDVKVKEGDMVVEGQELVVIEAMKMQNSLLAGKTGKVKSVNCKVGSTVDEGETLVTLE